Part of the Liberibacter crescens BT-1 genome is shown below.
GTTTTTCCAATTCCATTCAATGTTGATTGAATCGCGAGTAATTCCTGCCTCATCTCCTGTTAAAAGACGATCTTCTCCAAGGAAATGGTTTATAAGAGTAGATTTCCCAACATTTGGTCGTCCAACTACTGCAATACGAAGTAATTTTTCTTCAGCGTGGAGTGTTTTGTCGTCAGTATTATGCCTGGGAATGGCGAATATTTTATTAGTAAGATGTTTATTGTTATTAATTTCTTCTAAAATGGCGTCATGTAAGTCAAATATACCCTTTCCATGTTCAGCTGAAATTACTACAGCCTTTCCAAATCCAAGAGAAAAGGCTTCATAAGAATTATTTTCTGAAAAAAACGCTTCTGCTTTGTTATAAACAAGAATTATTGGTTTATTTTTTTTTGTGTAGCATCTGAGCAACTGTTCTGTCGTAAGGAGTTACTCCAACTTTACAATCTACCACAAAAAGAGCTAAATCCGCTTCATGGAGCGCTATTTCTGTTTGTTTGCACATCCTTCTTATAAGTGTTTTAGGCTTACTTTCTTCGAGACCTGCTGTATCAATAATATTAAAATTAACGTCGCCTATTTTTGTTACACCATAACGTCGATCACGTGTTAGATTCGGTACATCACCTACAAGTGCTAGTTTTTTTCCAACAAGACGGTTAAAAAGCGTGGACTTTCCTACATTAGGAGACCCAACAATTGCGATCATAAAAGTCATCGTTGATCTATTTTATTTACCAGAAGCTTGAATATTACTGAGCATCATTTGAGCATGACTCACGACTCCGGAAGGAGGATTCTTATCTTTTATAATTTTTTGGAGGGTTTCTTTTGCAGTTTTAATATCTCCGGTTTTGAGAGCTGCAAGACCTAGTGCTTCCCTTGCAGAATAACGTAATGGGTTATTAGGAGTATCTAGATTCTTTAAAACTGCTATTGCCTGTGGATATTTTTCAATACTGATGAAAAGCCAAGAAGAATGTAGCCTTGCGATATCACGAATAACATTAGGAAAAGAGATATCATTAAAAACTTCAGAAAACTTTTCTATACTATCTTGTATTCTTCCCATACGAGCTAATGTGGATGCAGTGTACATACGTGACATCATGTCATAAGATTTGTTATTCTTGGAAGATATATCTTTAAAAGCAGCAAGGGCTTTTTCTAACTTATTTTCATTAGAAAGTTTTATTGCTTCTATAAGAGCATCTCCTATTTTATCATTCTTATTTTGTTCCCAATATGTATACCCAAACCAACTTGCTATCATAAGAAGAAATAACATTAATAAACTAACAATTATAAGAACATATTTATGCGATAAAAATCGTATCCTTCCAATAGACATTTGATTTTGAAGTTCTCTAATATTAGTTCCCTCCTTAATTACCATTTCCTTCTCCAGCGTTCTATTCAATACATCAATGCAGTATTTTTTATTTTAGAAATAAGAGGAAATTATCTAAGGAACAGTGAGCTATACAATAATGTTTAAAACTTTTATATTTAGATAATTAACCTAATGTTTATTAATTTTTCTGTCTAAGTATATAATTTAACAGTATATAATATATGTATTATAGCAGTCAATTGGGTATTGAATTGCCTGAATTTTCAGGAAGCTTTTTTCATCAGGAGTTAATTTTAGATTTTTGAACTATAATCAAAGATTTTGAGAGGATGAGAGATTTTTGGTAAAAATTAGAAATTCTTAATACACTCCATTTTTATTTTTAAAAAGTCGAATTATGAACACAGTTTATTAATTCCTGTTGCTTGTTTTAAAAGATTAATAAAGATAATAATCGTCTAAGTTTTTATTAGAGGAAAAGAAGTGTATGACTATAACAGCTCCTTGGACAGTTAAAAAACCTACTGCGATTTTAGTCCTTGAGGATGGAAGTGTAATTGAAGGTAAAGGATTTGGAGCCATAGGGTCCGTGCAGGCTGAGGTTTGTTTTAATACAGCTTTGACGGGATACGAGGAGATTTTGACGGATCCTTCTTATGTAGATCAGATAGTAACCTTTACTTGTCCACATATCGGTAATGTCGGAGTTAATAATGAAGACTGCGAAACCCTATTTTCTGGTAGTTTTAAAGGTCCTGTCGGTCTTATTATTAAGGCAGATATTACAGAACCTTCTAATTATCGTTCGGTTTCCCATCTCGATATTTGGTTAAAAGAACATGGTATTATTGGCTTATCAGGTGTAGATACAAGGGCACTTACTATTTGGATACGTAAAAAAGGAGTACCGAATGCTGTTATTGCTCATCATCCATCAGGAGATTTCGATATTGGCGCTCTTAGAGAGCGAGCAAAAATTTGGTGTGGTTTGAAAGGTTGTGATTTAGCAAAGGTTGTAACTTCAGAACAGAATATAAAATGGCTGGAACGTTCTTGGCAATGGAATAAAAAATATTCATTGTTATGTGAAAATGATGTTAAATGTCATGTTGTTTGCATTGATTATGGTGTTAAGCGTAATATATTGCGAGTATTGGCTAATTTAGGTTGCAAAGTTTCAGTTGTTACTGCAAAATCGTCCTTTGAAGAAATTATGGCACTTACTCCTGATGGGGTTGTATTATCAAATGGTCCTGGTGATCCTTCTGCTATGATTGATTATGCTCTTCCTGTTATTCGTAAGCTTATTGATACAGGTTTGCCAATTTTTGGTATTTGTTTAGGGCATCAACTCTTAGGATTAGCGCTTGGAGCTGTGGCTAAGAAGATGCATCAAGGACATCATGGTGCTAATCATCCTGTTAAAAATTGTATAACAGGAAAAGTAGAGATTGTATCTATGAATCATGGCTTCACAATAGATTCAAGCACTTTTCCTAAAGGGGTTGAAGAAACTCATATTTCACTTTTTGATGGAAGCAATTGCGGTTTGCGTCTTGTTGATAAGCCGGTTTTTTCGGTGCAATATCACCCAGAAGCTTCTCCTGGTCCTCAAGATAGCTATTATCTTTTTAGTCTTTTTATGGAAAATATTTTAGAAAAAAAGCAAAAATCATGATACTAAGTGATGTATTTTATACCGGGAAAGAAGCATATTTTCTTCTGGTTTTATTCATCAATCCGGCTTCTTCCTTAACGGTTGAAAATATGTAATTATTCATTATGTGTATTATGTTGTTATATCAGGTCTTACATTTAAGAGAAATCCAAAATTTCTATGGTAAGTTTATATTTTTATTTCTTCAATTCTGTTGTTTAAAAACCCTAAGGCCAAGTGGCCTGATATCATTTTTAATGCTTTCTCACCAAAGATTTCACGTCGCCAACCAGATAAAGCTATAACATTAGCTTTATCTCCTTCTGTAGCAATCTTTTCAAGATCATTCCCATTGGCAATTAATTTTGGTGCAACTTTGTTTTTTTCACAGGTAAGTTTTAAGAGTACTTTTAAAAGTTCAGTAGCTGCTGTTGATTCTTCAGAATAAGGTGTTTTATATGATGGTTGAGGCATTTCATTTATAGGAAGTGCAAGTGCAGTGTTGACTGCTTCTATAATTTTTTTGCTTTGATCAGAGTGTTTCCAACTACCATGAATAGATCGCAATTTTTCTATATCTTTAGACGTTCTTGGTTGTTGTTGTGCAATTTCAATAAGGGTTTCATCTTTGATAATTCTATTTCGAGGTACGTTTTGTGATCGTGCTTCATGTTCGCGCCAAGTTGTGATATATTTTAAAACAGCTAATTCTTGTGGTTTTTTTAGACGATTTTTAATGCGTTTCCATATTTCTTCAGGAGGGAGATTGTAAGTTTGAGGATTTTCTAAGATAGACATTTCTTCTTTTAACCATTCACTTCGTTTGGTTTGTTCTAATTCAGCTTTGAGGATGGTATAAATCTCACAGAGATAAGTTACATCTGCTAATGCATAATCGAGCTGTTTAGAAGATAATGGTCTTTGGTGCCAGTTAGTAAATCGGGATGATTTGTCAATCTGTTGGCCGAGAAGCTTTCTCACAAGAGTATCGTACGATATTGATTCTCTAAAGCCGCAAACCATAGCAGCAACTTGAGTATCAAAAATGGGTGTAGGAATCTGACGACTCATATGAAAGATAATTTCAATATCTTGTCGTGCAGCGTGGAAAACTTTTACGATGGAAGGGTTAAGCATCAAATTAAAAAAAGCGCTTAAATTGATTTCAGAATCTAGTGGGTCTATAATAATTCCCATCTTTGGCGTGGCTATTTGTATTAAGCACAACTGTGGCCAAAAAGTAACATCTCGTAAAAATTCTGTGTCTACCGTTACAAAATTCGATTTTGTGAGTTCAGCACAGGCTAATTCTAGCTCAAGAGTTGAGGTAATTATCATCATTAATAATTTTATATATTAAAATATTGTTTTGTTGTTAAGCTACGCGGATATAGCTACTCATTCCAGATTTCTGCTGTTCAATAATATCGCAATGAAATACCCAATCTCCTAACTTATCAGCTACAACTGCGAGACGAACCTTTTCATCCGGAAGTATTAGATATGTATCAGAAAAATATGGTTTTACTTGTTGAATAGAAGAATAGATTGGTTTGAGCAATAAACCATGTAAATGCAAAGGATGGGCTTGGGGTGTAGGGTTGTCAATATTCAGTACGTAGGTCTTTCCTATTTTCATTTCAGCAAGAGGACTTAAATCGTTCCCCCAAGGGTTCTCGTTTCTTCCCCAGAAAGAGTTCCTTGATGAATTACCTATGTTATTATTTTGTAGATTTTTTTCTTCTATAGAAGCAAGTGTAAAAGATATTTCTTTTAAAGAAGATAGATCAGGCTCAGGAAGTTGGTTAGGAGTTAGAGGGCCGAGGTCATTTAAGTGTCTTTTTAGAGATGAGCCTATAGCACGAAAGGACGAAATTTTTGAGGGTTTTTTCCCTCCTATATCCCATAGTTGAGCTATATCCCCTTCATTAGGTATAAGCATTGCGAGATCTATCCTTTGCCCAGGAGCAATCATTAGATGTTCGAGCACAAAATCCTCTTTTATAGGATAACCGTCTAATGCGATTACTTTTGCTTGAGCCCCTTTTAGCTTTAATCTTATTATACGTTTTGTATCAGTAGAAACAATTCTAACCCTTGTAAAGCCATTGGTTGGTATATCATATTGCGGTTCTTTTTTCCAATTTGTTAATTGTATGGCTTCTAAAGAGCTATATTCATTAGATTTGTTGGCATTAAATTCTATGAATTGCGCATTTTTATCAAGATGCCAGTCACGAATATTGAGGATGATTTCTTCATCAAATTTAGGATCTTTAGGATCTTCTACAACTACAACAGCTGTTAATCCCCGATCCATTTGTGTTAGTGCATTACCATGTGGATGGCACCAGAATGTTCCTCCATCAGGAGGGATAAAAGTGTAATCAAATACATCGTTAGGATACACATAAGACTGCGTTAAGAACGGTACACCATCCATGTTGTTAGGAATACGTAATCCATGCCAATGAATGGTTGTTGGTTCTCCAATACCATTATATAAACGTGCATGGAATTTTTTTCCGCGCTGCATTTTTATGACTGGTGGTATGTTATTATTACCATACACCATAATACCTTGAGTGTGATTTTTTTCTGTCAGTAAAGCGCTAATAATACGTGTTTCTAACTTTAGAGGCTCATAATCAAGAGGAGAGGATTGTACTTTTTTCTTTCCTAGGTATCCATATATTGCAGCGGCTGTGCTGCCTATTATAAATTTACGTCGATTTATATACATAAATTACCTTATTAATTGTATTCTTTAATAGAATTACTATAACCGATTATAATTGTCATCTATTTTTAAATATCTACTAAAATAGTTTTTAGTATAATTTGACTTAAGAATGTTTGTTAGGTATGCCTTCTTTTATGTAAGTTTTTATATTTTACGTTTTTATATTTAAGGATGTTATTTCAAGTGAAGTTTCTGGATTGATTGTTATGCATCGTTATCGTAGTCATACATGTGGTGCTCTTAGGAAATCTGATGTGGATTCGACTGTTCGAATTTCTGGTTGGGTTCATCGAGTTCGTGATCATGGTGGTGTGCTTTTTATTGATTTGCGAGATCATTATGGCATAACACAAATAGTAGTACAACCTGATTCGGTATGTTTTAAGATTTCTGAGACTGTGCGTAGTGAGTGGGTTATTCGCGTTGATGGTGTTGTTAAGGCGCGAGCTCATGAGGCAATTAATTTTAATATGGTTACTGGTGAAATTGAACTTTATGCTCAAGATATAGAGATTATTTCTGTAGCTATAGAATTACCATTACCAGTATTTGGTGAGCCAGATTACCCTGAAGATATACGGTTTAAATATCGCTTTCTTGATTTGCGGCGTGAAACGCTACATAGCAATATTGTTAAGCGTACACAAATTATCTCTGCAATGCGTACATGTATGGAAAAAGCAAATTTTCTTGAATATTCCACACCAATTCTAACGGCATCTTCTCCAGAAGGAGCGCGGGATTTTTTGGTTCCAAGCAGGATTCATCGTGGTTCTTTCTTCGCTCTTCCTCAAGCTCCTCAGCAATATAAGCAGTTGTTAATGGCTTCTGGATTCGACCGATATTTTCAAATTGCACCTTGTTTTAGAGATGAGGATCCTAGATCTGATAGGTTGCCTGGTGAGTTTTATCAACTTGATCTGGAAATGAGTTTTGTTGAGCAGGAAGATATATTAGTAACTATTGAGCCTGTAATACGTAGTATATTTGAACAATTCGCGGTAAACAGGAAAGTAAAGTCAAAATTTCCAAGAATTTCTTATGATGATGCAATTCGAAAATATGGATCAGATAAACCAGATTTACGTAATCCAATTATTTTAGAGAATGTTACAGAATATTTTAAAAATTCAGGCTTTAAAATATTTTCTAATATGATTTCATCTGATCCAAAAGTTGAGGTTTGGGCAATTCCTGTTAAAGCTAAGTGTAGTCGTGCTT
Proteins encoded:
- a CDS encoding multicopper oxidase family protein, translating into MYINRRKFIIGSTAAAIYGYLGKKKVQSSPLDYEPLKLETRIISALLTEKNHTQGIMVYGNNNIPPVIKMQRGKKFHARLYNGIGEPTTIHWHGLRIPNNMDGVPFLTQSYVYPNDVFDYTFIPPDGGTFWCHPHGNALTQMDRGLTAVVVVEDPKDPKFDEEIILNIRDWHLDKNAQFIEFNANKSNEYSSLEAIQLTNWKKEPQYDIPTNGFTRVRIVSTDTKRIIRLKLKGAQAKVIALDGYPIKEDFVLEHLMIAPGQRIDLAMLIPNEGDIAQLWDIGGKKPSKISSFRAIGSSLKRHLNDLGPLTPNQLPEPDLSSLKEISFTLASIEEKNLQNNNIGNSSRNSFWGRNENPWGNDLSPLAEMKIGKTYVLNIDNPTPQAHPLHLHGLLLKPIYSSIQQVKPYFSDTYLILPDEKVRLAVVADKLGDWVFHCDIIEQQKSGMSSYIRVA
- the rnd gene encoding ribonuclease D yields the protein MITSTLELELACAELTKSNFVTVDTEFLRDVTFWPQLCLIQIATPKMGIIIDPLDSEINLSAFFNLMLNPSIVKVFHAARQDIEIIFHMSRQIPTPIFDTQVAAMVCGFRESISYDTLVRKLLGQQIDKSSRFTNWHQRPLSSKQLDYALADVTYLCEIYTILKAELEQTKRSEWLKEEMSILENPQTYNLPPEEIWKRIKNRLKKPQELAVLKYITTWREHEARSQNVPRNRIIKDETLIEIAQQQPRTSKDIEKLRSIHGSWKHSDQSKKIIEAVNTALALPINEMPQPSYKTPYSEESTAATELLKVLLKLTCEKNKVAPKLIANGNDLEKIATEGDKANVIALSGWRREIFGEKALKMISGHLALGFLNNRIEEIKI
- a CDS encoding tetratricopeptide repeat protein; this encodes MVIKEGTNIRELQNQMSIGRIRFLSHKYVLIIVSLLMLFLLMIASWFGYTYWEQNKNDKIGDALIEAIKLSNENKLEKALAAFKDISSKNNKSYDMMSRMYTASTLARMGRIQDSIEKFSEVFNDISFPNVIRDIARLHSSWLFISIEKYPQAIAVLKNLDTPNNPLRYSAREALGLAALKTGDIKTAKETLQKIIKDKNPPSGVVSHAQMMLSNIQASGK
- the aspS gene encoding aspartate--tRNA ligase; translation: MHRYRSHTCGALRKSDVDSTVRISGWVHRVRDHGGVLFIDLRDHYGITQIVVQPDSVCFKISETVRSEWVIRVDGVVKARAHEAINFNMVTGEIELYAQDIEIISVAIELPLPVFGEPDYPEDIRFKYRFLDLRRETLHSNIVKRTQIISAMRTCMEKANFLEYSTPILTASSPEGARDFLVPSRIHRGSFFALPQAPQQYKQLLMASGFDRYFQIAPCFRDEDPRSDRLPGEFYQLDLEMSFVEQEDILVTIEPVIRSIFEQFAVNRKVKSKFPRISYDDAIRKYGSDKPDLRNPIILENVTEYFKNSGFKIFSNMISSDPKVEVWAIPVKAKCSRAFCDRMNLWAQEQGYPGLGYIFWRYENDLLEGAGPVAKNLGSNCTNALRTYLNLDNGEACFFVAGNPSKFYKFIGETRNYIAQELNLINNDFFEFCWVLDFPFYEWNEEEKKLDFAHNPFSMPQGGMKALEQGDLLSIKAFQYDLVCNGFEIASGGLRNHKPDLMIKAFNNVGLSQEVVEERFGALYRAFQYGMPPHGGMAAGIDRIVMLLVGAKNLREISLFPMNQNGRDVLTGAPTSVMPSQLKDLGLRIIQDFKT
- the carA gene encoding glutamine-hydrolyzing carbamoyl-phosphate synthase small subunit yields the protein MTITAPWTVKKPTAILVLEDGSVIEGKGFGAIGSVQAEVCFNTALTGYEEILTDPSYVDQIVTFTCPHIGNVGVNNEDCETLFSGSFKGPVGLIIKADITEPSNYRSVSHLDIWLKEHGIIGLSGVDTRALTIWIRKKGVPNAVIAHHPSGDFDIGALRERAKIWCGLKGCDLAKVVTSEQNIKWLERSWQWNKKYSLLCENDVKCHVVCIDYGVKRNILRVLANLGCKVSVVTAKSSFEEIMALTPDGVVLSNGPGDPSAMIDYALPVIRKLIDTGLPIFGICLGHQLLGLALGAVAKKMHQGHHGANHPVKNCITGKVEIVSMNHGFTIDSSTFPKGVEETHISLFDGSNCGLRLVDKPVFSVQYHPEASPGPQDSYYLFSLFMENILEKKQKS